The region CAACGCCGCCGGCCTGCCGCCGGAGCAGAACGGCGAACTACTTCCGTACGCCCCGAACTATCCGCAGGTCACCATGGCGGTCGTCAACCGCACCGACTGGACGGCGCCGGTGCCGTACGGGGCGACCGGCCAGGTCCGGCTGACCGTGTTGCACGAGGACCTGTTCCTGCCCAACGTGCTGGAACGCGATCAGGCGCTGCGCCACGACACCGGTCCGGACTGGCCCTGCGACGGTGTCGCCAACGTTCGCCCGTTGCAGGTCACCGCCACCGCACCCGAGGGCCTCTACTGATCGATGTCCCCGTGCCGACTTCCGTCCAATCATCGTGGCGACTATTGCGCGGCCGATCGGCGCGGCCCATCATGGCAGCACGTAATCGCAGCAACACTCCTCGTGTCCGCGTGGATCTAGCGAGAGGACCGACATGACCCTGATCGAGCACACTCGGCGACCGGAAACAGGACTTCGGAGCCTGCGCCACCTCGCGGCGGTCGTGCTGACCGCCATCCTGCTCGGAGTCGTCTCGGCGGTGGCGGTCGCGGCACCGGCCAGTGCGGCACCCGTAACCATCTGCAAGAGTTCTCCGATACCCGCCGGCTACGTCATCATCTCCCAGGGTTCATCGGCGTCCTGCCCCGGCAGCTTCCCCAATACCTGGACGATCGACACTCCGTCCACCACCGGAACCACGACGATCTGCAAGGTGTCCGCCCTCCCGAGCGGGTACGTCATCGTCAGCGAGAGTTCCTCGGCATCCTGCCCCGGCAGCTTCCCCAACACCTGGACGATCCGGCTGCCGTCCACCACCGGAACCACGACGATCTGCAAGGTGTCCGCCCTCCCGAGCGGGTACGTCATCGTCAGCGAGAGTTCCTCGGCATCCTGCCCCGGCAGCTTCCCCAACACCTGGACGATCCGGCTGCCCTCCACCACGGGGACCACCGTCATCTGCACGGTCTCGCCGATCCCGTCGGGATACGTCGTGATCGGCACGGGTTCCTCGGCATCCTGCCCGGGCAGCTTCCCCAACACGCGCACCATCCGCCTACCCTGATTCCCACCCGAGCGGGACCACCGCGCGCCTTGCCATAACCCTCACGATTCGGCCCGGGATCCCAATGCCCCGGGCCGAATTGGTGCCGCCGCTGTTGCTCTTACCGATCAGACGATGTTGATGTCGCTACACCACATGTAGGCCTGGTCCATGTGCGACGCCTTCCAGATCACGAAGAGGACGTGATTTCCGGTGCGCCCGGAGACCGAGACGTTGAACGAGATGTTCTGCGCCGGGGCGTAACGCCCGGTCGTCGTGATCAGGTCGACGTTGCCCCACCCGAGACGCTGGGTGGCCGGATTGAATCCCTGCTTGGTGACGTAGACCTGGAAGTAGTCGGCACCGTGGCTGGCCTGGTCGTACATCTGAACCGTGAAGTTGCGGCCGACGGTGGTCGCCTTCCATGCTCCGGGCTGGTTCAGGCTGTCGTTCCTGGAGAGGGCGTTGCTGCACAGCTGTCCGTCCGGGGTACGGGCCTGGTACTGGGCGGCGAGGCCGTCCCGCAGCGCGCTCATCCAGTTCCACATGGTGTCGGGATTGGCCTGGAACGCCCGATAGCACATGGGGTCCTGTTGCTGCATGGCCGGGTTGGTGTGTTGGCTGCCCCAGGTCTGCCAGCACTGGTAGGCGCGACTTGCCGGATTGATGATCGTGCCGTGGGCCTGGGCCGCGCCGGACCAGGGCAGCGTGCCGACCACCATGGCGACCAGCAGGACGAGCGCTTGGACGGACTTACGGACGGTCGACCGGGATCGTCCGCCGGATTGATCGAACTGGTGTGGACGCACTGTTCATCCTCCGTTCCTCGGTACTAGAGATCAGGATGGGAACGCTCCCAACCAACTATTACATCCATGAACTTAAATATCAATATTGATCTATTTATGGCCGGATACGGATCGAGCCGACCGGAGTCGCCGTCGAGCGCGGCGATCAGATCTGTCTATATCGGACGGTCAGAGCCCGGCGGCGGCATCGTACCGGCGGCGCAGGTCGGCCATTTCCGAGTCGGCCAGCGCCTCCTTGAGCGCCAGCTCCGCGTACCTGTCCGGGAACATCTCCCGCAGCCGGTCGACGAACATGACGTCGGCGGTCGCCTCGACCACCTCGATACCCGGAGGCTCGGTGGACATGTCCACGATCACCGGGCCGGCCAGCTTGACCGCCACGTCCCAGGGGCGCCTCTGTTCGGCGACCCCGCAGAGGTGGAAGCCGTAGACCTTCTGCACGTCGGCGAGCGCGGTGACCTCGACCGGCTCGTAGCCGTAGACGCGGACCCCGCAGATCACCGCCGGCTTCTCCTCGGCTGCCGCCTGCTGGACGCCGTGTCCGGCATGGTTGTGCTGCCCCGGATCCGCCTGTTCGAGCGTGGCACGCATCCGGGTCAGGATCTGCCCTCGCAGATCCGCCGGCTCCGCCGCCGGCCCGGCCCGGTTGACCAGTACGACCGCGCCGGCCGACACCGTCAGCAGGACCACCGCCACCCACACCAGGCGGTTTCGGTACCACCCCGCGAAACTCTCCCAGGAAATCATGATTGCTTCTCACCTCGTCGCCGGTTCGGGTGTGCGCTGGCAGATCACGTCGGGCGCTCCCCACGGGTCGGACCGAGCGCGTCGGCCGTCGCGGGGACACGTGTCAGGGAATCCGTACGGCGGGAAAGGGTGCCTGCCCGTCGTCGTGGAGATGGCCCGGCGATGCGGCACGCGGGCGCCCGCCGAAGCGGCGCGCTGCCGACACTGCACATGCTCCCGTGCTGGCCGTTCCCAGCGCGGTTGCCCCCGCACTGCGGCGATATGAGTCATTCCAACACGTCTGGATCCGCTCGGCAACATCGACGATCCTCAGTGTGCATCCGACCCGGCCGACCTGCCGGCACCGGTGGGGGTGGCTTCGGGACAGCCATGGCGGCCGGCCGACGCCGAAACGCCGGACCAGGCTAGGTGGCCGACCGGCTCCGCGCGCGCGAGCGGCCGTACGCGGCCAGGGCGTGGAAGGCGGCCTTCGGTGTCCACGAGCCGTCCGGCAGCACCCGCACGATCCCGCGCGCGGCCAGGTCGAAGTCGCGCTCCGGGTCGTCGGTGGTCGGCAGGTGCCGGTTCGCGAACGTGTACACGAACGCCGCCTCCACCCCGCCGGCCTCGTAGTCGCGCAGCAGGTCCACGAGGTAGCGGGCCTGACCCTCCTCGTCGCGCTCCAGCACCCGAGTGAGCTTCGCGGCGCGGCCGTGCTCGTCGTACGTCACCGGCTCCGCCCCGCCCGCGACCTCGGCCGCGCCGCGGAACGTGCAGCAGCCGAACTCGGTCGCGGCGTACGGCTTGCCCTGGCCCACCGCGGCCGCCAGGGTCTGCGGGAACGCCTCGGCGTTGGTCGCGTCGCGGTACCCGGCGTCGCTGGCGATGATGTCGAACGGCGCCCAGTCCACGGCCTCCAGCGGGATCGAGGCGTAGCCGACGGGGCCGCCGAACCGCTCCCGCACCCCGGGGACCGCCTCGGCGAGGAAGTCGCGCACCGCGGCGCGCGCGGCCGGGACCGCCGTTCGCATCCGCATCGGGTCGGTGAACAGCGCCATGCGCTCGGCCAGGTCGCGGCCGGGCAGGAAGCCGTCGGTGAACATGGCGATCTCGGAGCCGGTGAGGTACACGACCGACGCCCCGCGCTGCCGCAGCCGCTCGGCCCGCTCCGCGCCGTCGAGCACGAACGCCATCAGCCCGTCGCGGTCGAGGCCGTTGGTGAACGGGCAGTACCACACCTCGATCCCGGCCTCGGCGGCGAACCCCGCGGTCAGCTCCAGCCGGTCCTGGATCCCGCCGGTGATGCGCACCGCGTCGCAGTGCAGCTCGTCGCGGATGACGCGGATGTCGCGCCGCACGGTCTCGGGGTCGAACGGCTCATGGGTGGTGAATCCCCCGCTCACGAAACCGGTGTCGTAGTTCATGCCGAAGACGCGCATCCGACGGCCCTCCTCACTTATAGGGTACGGCGCGTACCTTATAGGGTACGCGCAGTACCCTGCAAGACATGAGCACGAGGCGTCGGGGCGAGGAACTGGAGCAGGCGATCCTGCACGCGGCAGCGGAGGAACTGCGCGAGTCCGGCTACTCGGGGATGACCATGGACGGGGTCGCCGCACGGGCCGGGACCAACAAGAACGCCATCTACCGCCGGTGGCCGCACCGGGCGGCACTGGGCATCGCGGCGTACCGCCACCTGTCCGACGCCGCGTTGCCGAACCCGGACACGGGCACCCTGCGGGGCGACGCGCTGGAGATGCTGCGGCGGGCGAACGAGACGTGGTCGTCGCCGCACGGGGCGATCCTGCGCGGTCTGCTCGCCGCCGCGGCCGACGACCCCGAGCTGCTCACCCTCATGCGGCAGCGGTCCGGCGCGGACACCATGGACCGCGCCTGGCTGGCGATGCTGGAGCGCGCGGCAGCCCGGGGCGAGGCACCGGCCGCGGCGGTGCACCACCGGGTGGCGACGACGCCAATGATGCTGCTGCGCGCCGAATACGCGACGCGCGGCATCCCCTCGGTGCCCGACGAGGCGCTGGTCGAGATCGTGGACGAGGTGTTCCTGCCGCTCGTACGCGGTCGCGGCTGAAAACGCACGGCGGCCCGGTCGGGGTGATACCGACCGGGCCGCGGTCTCGACCGCGAGTGTCCACCGCGGTGGCGAGCGTCAGGGGCACTCTTCCGAGAAGGTGACGTGGTAGGGCGTCTGAAGCCCGTACCCCCACGAACCCTCCTCGCCCGGACAGTTGTTCCAGGTGTACGCGCCGGCGAACACCAGCAGCGTCGCGTCGGTGTAGTAGATGACCTGCACGATGTAGCGCACCGCCGGTGCGGCCTGGGCGGGGGCCACGGCGGACAGGCTCAGGCCGAACGCGATGGCCAGGACCGCCGCGATCCTGGCCCGCCGCGGGATCGGAAGCAGTGATTTCATCGGGAGCCCTCCCGGACCGTCGTAGGGGTTTCACGGAGATGGGCGACCGCCGGGAATCACGGAAGGCGGCCGGGAGACTCATGGTGCTCTATGTGTCACGGCGCGTCAATGACGAGTGATGGCCCGCCGACGAGCACCGCCCGCCGGGCCCACGGTGCCGCTCCCGACCGCCCCGTCGCGGCTCACGCCCCGGTCGGTCGGCGCCGTCGGCGCGCCGCTCAACAAGATCAAGGCTCGATAGACTGTGGCCTCCATCAGATCTTGATCAAAGTGGAGGGAAGGTTGTTCGTGAAGCCTGTACGACCGACGACGTCCCGTACCAGCCGACCGACGGTCGCCGCCGGAGCCCTGCTCGCGGGCGTCCTTCTCGTGGCGGTGGCGGCTCCGGCGGTCGCCGCGCCACCGGCCGCCAACC is a window of Micromonospora sp. NBC_01699 DNA encoding:
- a CDS encoding lytic polysaccharide monooxygenase auxiliary activity family 9 protein: MRPHQFDQSGGRSRSTVRKSVQALVLLVAMVVGTLPWSGAAQAHGTIINPASRAYQCWQTWGSQHTNPAMQQQDPMCYRAFQANPDTMWNWMSALRDGLAAQYQARTPDGQLCSNALSRNDSLNQPGAWKATTVGRNFTVQMYDQASHGADYFQVYVTKQGFNPATQRLGWGNVDLITTTGRYAPAQNISFNVSVSGRTGNHVLFVIWKASHMDQAYMWCSDINIV
- a CDS encoding TetR/AcrR family transcriptional regulator gives rise to the protein MSTRRRGEELEQAILHAAAEELRESGYSGMTMDGVAARAGTNKNAIYRRWPHRAALGIAAYRHLSDAALPNPDTGTLRGDALEMLRRANETWSSPHGAILRGLLAAAADDPELLTLMRQRSGADTMDRAWLAMLERAAARGEAPAAAVHHRVATTPMMLLRAEYATRGIPSVPDEALVEIVDEVFLPLVRGRG